The proteins below are encoded in one region of Ascaphus truei isolate aAscTru1 chromosome 10, aAscTru1.hap1, whole genome shotgun sequence:
- the GLRX2 gene encoding glutaredoxin 2 — MQLIFRKVIAYPVLYIPVLRSVTSHALHSAEPRMGNNASNSASISLPSESVKMVQEMVSQNSVVIFSKTSCPYCTMAKEAFNDINVSYKTVELDQQEHGNQIQEALLQITGARTVPRVFVNGTCIGGGTETRKLKEDGKLLELVQR; from the exons ATGCAGCTGATCTTCAGGAAAGTTATAGCCTATCCAGTACTGTACATCCCTGTCCTCCGGAGCGTCACTTCCCACGCACTGCACAGTGCTGAGCCCAG aatGGGAAATAACGCATCAAACTCCGCAAGCATATCTTTGCCATCTGAATCTGTAAAGATGGTCCAG GAGATGGTCTCTCAGAATTCTGTGGTGATCTTCTCCAAGACCAGCTGCCCTTATTGCACGATGGCAAAAGAGGCCTTCAACGATATTAATGTGAGTTATAAGACGGTCGAGTTGGATCAGCAAGAACATGGCAACCAAATTCAAGAAGCTCTTCTGCAAATAACCGGGGCGAGGACC GTCCCAAGAGTATTTGTTAATGGGACCTGCATTGGGGGTGGGACTGAAACCCGGAAACTAAAAGAAGACGGAAAGCTGCTTGAACTGGTTCAGCGCTAA